Part of the Canis lupus dingo isolate Sandy chromosome 14, ASM325472v2, whole genome shotgun sequence genome, TGCAATGTTCCAGGAGAAAGTGTGTCAGTATGTATGATTTCATGAGGAACACTAAACTAGCAATTAATGAAGACATGCAAAAAATGGGAAATGAATTCTTTGACCAATTTTTTATGTCATTATTGTTTGTTACTAAATCCTATGAAAGAGCCAACAGGGAATAAATTGTGAAATAGATGTCTTTATTGTTACTCATACACAACATCAACAACCAAGAAAGGAAcataaaattgatattaaaatgCCCCGCTTTAGGTACAGAATTTTACAAGTTAGAGAGGGATATAAATACATTATTGgcttatattaaaataacaacaataacaataataatagaaatatcaACTAAGAACCTAAAAAGCCATAGTGACTAGAGGGAAGAAAGTAGAGGGACAGGGAGTGAAGCTACATTCCTTTGAATGCATTATGTTTTGAATGTTTGCATTTGGAACTATGTATTTATCATAATGttaaagttaaattaaatgtaaaaagcaatCCCTAAAACTCAAGAGCAAACTGAGCAAATGAACCATGTGTATAATAGTTGGTAGCATAAccatacagataaaaaaaatttaagtgacttTAAAACAGTAAATTAACCGAATAGACATAATGTGGCATATTCTAAAGACaaaaatttgcaaataaaaacTGTTAATCTGTTTCTAATAACAGTATTGTGAATTATGTTGACATTGTGTATTGAGATAAAGCAAATGAGTAATCATGTTGATGTCACTGggaactcagattttttttgtctgGAAGAAAAGGtgcaaaacagaagaaaaggtgCAGAGGAAGACCATATGATGTCCTGATTTGAATAGAAAGTATCAGTATACATTCTTTCACAATTTTAAACACACCCATACACTCATATACATTTTCAGCTCTATTCATTGAAAAGGTCTTGAAACGATGAGGAACTCAGTGGCAATATGCACCCATAATGCCCAGATTATAACCTCTAATTATCATTTCTAATTCAAAAGAAACATGATCCCTTTAAATGTAAATTGCAGGTCTGAGACAGGAGACATACAACTTAAACCTGAAATACCTTGTCTGACAAAAATCAAGAAAGTCATTAAAGCCCATCTAAGGCATATCAAAAGTCTCAGGAACCAATTTGAAGTCAGTTGAGAAAATTGAGCATCAATCGGGAGGCTTCCATTTATCCTTCTCTGAAAGAGTGAAATACTTCAAATGTGTTTAAACCCATGAGGTcataataatcctaaatttgGGGGAGAGGAGGCCATATTTGAATATACTAACTTactaaatcattattttaaaaattggtaaagaGAAGTTTAATCAAGCATTTATCCCATCTTTCCTATATTGACTATGTCTTGTAGTAACTAAACAGCTGTTGTGAAAAAAGTTTCCCTTTATTGGAAGAAATAGTCTAGCTAATAAATAATCAATGATAAAATCAGAATAACACAATTTGAAAGTACTAATGAATTAGTGAATATAGAAAATgatcatcagggatccctgggtggcgcagcagtttggcgcctgcctttggcccagggcgcgatcctggagacccaggatcgaatcccacgtccggctcccggtgcatggagcctgcttctccctctgtctatgtctctgcctctctctctctctctgtgactatcataaataaattaaaaaaaatttttttttaataaaaaatgatcatCAGTATCTGCTAACATCTCAAAGGGAGAAACAACCAGGTATCATGCACTTCATGACAATACATGGTCTTGTCAGAAAAACCAAACCTACATGGGATCAAGCTTCTAGGTACAACTACCAAGTAACAGGAAACAGGACAGAGGAACAAGGTAAAAGAAACCATAGAGGCAATCCATAAACTCTAGAATGTAGTTCAAGTTACTGGCCAGTTTTATTCATGAATTGCAAGGGAGTAGTGGGGAGAGAGACGGGATAACTATAGATTAGGGGTCACTTAAGATATAGATGAaccaggggtacctgagtggctcagttgttaagcattggactcttggttcccgctcaggtcatgatcctggggttgtgagatggagcagTGGTGAGGTTCTGCGCTCAGTGTAGAACTGGCTTCAGGTTCTCATTCCCCCTCCCACCagctcactctctcattctctctctctctctcaaaataaataaataaataaataaataaaatcttaaaaatatatttatgaaccAGTGGACTTCATTAGTATTCTTATTGCAACTTAAGAAGTGGAggggttggggatccctgggtggcgcagcggtttggcgcctgcctttggcccagggcgcgatcctggagacccgggattgaatcccacatcaggctcccggtgcatggagcctgcttctccctctgcctatgtctctgcctctctctctctctctctttctgtgactatcataaataaaaaaaataaaaaaataaaaaaaaaaagtggaggggtTTATTGAAACAATGAGGAACATTTGAACATTAACCAGATAGTTAATATTGTAAGGACTCACTTTATGTTGTTTTTAGGTAGAATAATGCAtggttctctttttatttttttaaacctttaccATTTATATAGACAattgaaatatttacagttgaaatggtatctgggatttgcttcaaaataatataagAGGAGGGCTAACAAGAACAGTTTGTAGGTAAAACTTGCAAATCGTTCCGAATGAATGATCCTCTCTacttttgtatataattttccacataaagaagtcataaaaacaaaaatagaaagccTCACTTTGTAAGGCTGGGCCTAAAGAAATGAGGGATGTGGGAATTTCAAAACTCAGGattatttaagaaacaacagCAAATGCTAGAGGAAAAAATTACTGGTTTAAGTGAattgaaaaaagttattttttatatgcAGTATACTAAAAAAATCAGggttaattgaaaaatataatacttaCTTAACAAGGAGGAGAAAACAACTGCCTCCCTCAAGACACCTCATTTAATTCATTGAGAGATGAAAGAAATGTGTCTGCAAGGTGAAACCGTGGGCTCATGGAAAGCTGAGATTTCTGTACAGATGCTATTTGTCTAATAGTTTTCGTATTGCCAATGACCATCCGATTAGCATCTTCACTACACTGATTTCCATTTACGGGAGAAATCTATGAATGATCTGTAGAGTCCTTCGGTGACACCCAGGCAGGCTTCTGTACACTGCCTCGCCGGTTTCTTAGTCTTCAGCGAGAAAGGGTAGGAGAGAAGCAAATACGTCCTCTTCCAACCCCTGCTCCTGGATGTGCGAAGGAAGAGGGTTTTGCTAGCTTGGAATAAAAGATATCCTAGAATGGCACCGATAGGAAAGTTCTACGTGTGTCGCCACGTTTaaattctcctttctccaaaatgtgaaataaatctGCTTCCATCGTCTGAAATGCTATGGGACTGATAATCCTTCTGTAACGCCGGAGAAACGCCCGTGTCGTAGCTGATTTGGGAGAAGGATGCTCTGCTCACAGGAGATGCCAGATCTCAGAAACACTAGGGCACTCTGCAGGTGAAAGAGGAGGGGGGaaagcctccccccaccccccttgaaATGCTCCTCTTAGTAGGATCTCCGACGACAGTATCCTAATACCTTCAGTTATCTGGCCGTCCTTAAAAGTGCAACTTCTCCTGACGTCTCAAGGGACGAAAAAGTTGCGGAAGTCCGAGGAATGAGTCACTTCGCTCAATTTTGATGAGTAATTTCAGGTGTCATGGAACCTCGCTccgaaggagaggggagggggcgtCAGATCTGCAGACGGAAGAAGACTGGCCGCTCGGGATTGGATGGCGAGAGCTTGGCTTTTCCTAAAATTGCGTCATTTCGAACCCGATTGGGTCCAGATGTTTCGGGCACCGACGGGTTACCGTCTCGGAAACTCTCGATCAGACGCAAGCAAAGGAGAAGAGGCGGGTAATTAAATATTGAGCAGAAAGTCGCGTGGGGAGCGAGTCACGTGGTCCCCGAGGCTCGTCGAGCGTCGGATAAATACCGCGCGGCACGGAGCCGCCGAAGGAGCGCGCAGCCGCTGCCGCCGCCACCGCCTCCCCCGCCGCGGCAGCCTAAGGGCCGAGCGCCCCGCGTGCGCCCCGAGCAGCCCGAGGAACCCCGCCGGCCCGCCCGCCGCAGTAAGtgcccgcgccgcgccgcgccgcgctgCGCTCCCAGGTGGCGGCTGGCGGCGCTGGAggggcccccggggcggggggcacagcGGGGACGCGGGTGCCCCAAACGCCAGCGTCCCTCTGTTTTCCACCTGCAGGGAGAGCCTCCCGGCCTGGAGGTGCGGATCGGAGGGTCGGGGACTGAGGGAGTTGGGACCGAGGGAGAAGGGGATTTGAGAAACGCTGGGGCGTGATTCTCTTTCCTAAACGGTACACGGGGTGCTGTagggtcccccaccccaccccgccccgttAGGCTTTTTATCTTGGTTCAGCCGGCCCCGACTTGCGTTGTGGGACCAAAAATCATACCGCAACTCTTGGAGCGCCTTCTCCAATATTTCTCCCCCGGCCTCTTCTTCCCCAGTCCTCCCAGGAATCCAACATGAAAATCCTCGTGGCCTTGGCCGTCTTTTTTCTCGTGTCCACTCAGCTGTTTGCAGAAGAAATCGGAGCCAACGATGATCTGAATTACTGGTCCGACTGGTCCGACAGCGACCAGATCAAGGTGAGACCCTGCCCCTAGCCGGCCCGCGCCGCTCTTCCCGGCCTCGGGAGCTGTCACCGCCCCCGCGATAGCGCTCCAGTGAGCCTGGCAGGCCGGGCGACCGCGACCGAGACCGCGACCGCGACCGCAGGCGGGGAGGAGCGCGGGGAGGAGCGCGGGGAGCGGGACGGAGTGTGAAGGAGCGCCGCGCCCTGGGTCCCCGCACGAGCTCCGTGCGCGCGATCCAAGTTTCCTCCCGGGGACTGCACCGTCGGGTCTCGGGAACTCCTGGAGGAACGATGCCCTCCTTGGTGAGCCCGGGGTCCCCCCAGGACTGGAAACCTCCCGAGGCTGCATCCCGGGGTAACGGGGATTTATTTCGACCCGGGCATTTGGAAAcgcagggcaggggcagaagggggCGCGCCGGACCCCGGGAGACGCAGGGGCAAAGGGCGAGCTGCTGGGGGCTTCGAGCGGCGAGGCGGGTGGGAGCTGACTTCCTGCTTGGACTTTTATTACCGACTCGAGGACGGAGCTGCAAGTTCTCCTTCATTGGGCTCGCGGGCTGTTGGTGCAAGGGAGCGCCCCGAGGGAACAGAGTCGCGCGGTGCAGGTCGCCGGCAAAGCGTTGTCATCCCTTCCCCGCCGCcgacacacacgtgtgtgcactcAGGGCGGCCAGGCGTCCCCAGAGCCGGCGCCAGAATCGGGAGAACGGCAGGTGGCCGCGCGGCAGCGGAGTGGGGGGCTCCGGGCTCTGCCAggagcggggcgcgggctgctcaccgcgggggcggggctcgggggaGGGGCGGCGCGGGACCCGAGTTCCGCGGGGGGGGCGAGGAAGGGAGCTCCCGCGCTGGGACCCCACCGACCCCCGCCTGGGGAAGCCCGGCCTCCTGCGGCGCCACCGCCCGCCTCCGAGCTTCGCCCCGGGCTGGCGCGCACCGCTGCAACGACTCGGGGTCGCCCCGGGGCCGCGCGCTGGCTGCCGACACCCGCGTTTGTCTGTGCGTCTGTCCCGCAGGAGGAGCTGCCCGAGCCCTTTGAGCATCTCCTGCAGAGAATCGCCCGGAGACCCAAGCCTCAGCAGTTCTTCGGATTAATGGGCAAACGGGATGCTGGTGAGATGGGCGGCCAACCCCCTCCGTGTCTCTGAGCCACCCTCCCGGGCTCCTGGCTCCTAGAGCGTCCTAGCGCGCCCAGTCTCTCCTGCCCTTTGAGGAGAAATTTCCACGCTAAAATGGATACATCCCCGGGGAGCGCCTCTGGCCCTCACCCTGCTAACACACGCACAGGCCCTCGGACGCAGGGAGAGGTCCTGAGAGTGACCCAGATCAAGAACAGGAAGCAGCCTTAGCTGAGGGCCCCCTTGACAGAAGACCCAGCTGCCGGAGGGGAGGCGCGGGGCCTCCAGGGGTAGTAGTCAGAATGGTCCAAGTGCCAGTGGAAACCGGTTGGAGACCTTTGGGGTTAGATTAGATTTCGATCAGATGGAGCTCCCTAATGTCTCCTGATAGAAATAGTCAATTTCCTTGAATTTATCACACCATCGGTGGAATGTGTAAATAGTTACTGTCGATTCATCTTTTGTCAGATTCCTCAATTGAAAAACAAGTGGCCCTGTTAAAAGCTCTTTATGGTAAACATTtctataaatctttattttactatTGTGAATGTACATATAGGAAACGTAAAGAAAGTCTTTTATGGGCTCAAATACAGATTCTTGATAATGCCTGTTTAGTAAAGGTATAGATTTGTATCCCTCTTTCCTGAGTGTCAAATGGTGGTCCAGCTTGgagatgtgtttctttttttgttttgttttgttttgttttgtttttaaatgagaaaacaggtgTTGTGGCCTAACAGTTATTATTGTTAGGCCTCGGGGGTCTCATagtcctgggtttgaatctgtGGCCCATAGAAGgcacttaaaaatattccttttggttgctattttgtttttatcattaataatttGGTTAGCATTTATGGTATATTCTGCTATATTCCTCAGGATAGTACATGAATGGGAAatattacatgttttaaaaatcaacttattttataattctcttctaaaaatataatgtagcatttttaaaacaaatctactGCCTTTGCtaactttccctttctttcttctaggACATGGCCAGATCTCTCATAAAAGtaagtttcaaattattttgacatttacCAAATGCAAATGTAAATTAGATCGAATTTCATTTTATAGCTTATCTTCTGTTATAATTTAGGacttaatattttcaattaaGACAGTGTAAGAATGGAGGAAACTTCTATTAATTACATCCagagcatgatttttttaaagctctgttttAAAGGGATGCATTATGTTAAAAATCCTTTAATTCCTTGCTAAACTGTtgctgaattcctgacccacaaaaagtgtgagataataaatatttgttgtcatTTTGagctgctaaaaaaaaagagagagccagaAGAAATCTTTTAACTCCTATAAATTACCTCTTTTAGATAAGAATTTCAGTCCAGGGATAAAAATCCACCACAGATTCCTCTCCCTTTTCACCCCTCACCATCTCCTACCTCCCACCActtctgcaaaaacaaaaacaaaacaaaacaaaaactaagcaTTTATAGGCATCTCTTCACATTTCAGTATGCCAAATCTCATGATGATATCATGTATTAGGGTAACCCAGCAGCCGATTAAGAGGATTGAGTGAATGAGTAGAGAATCCATAGTAAGGGttaaagataaatagaaatgcagttttttttttgtttttttttttttttttttgaaatgcagtTTTTTGATTCCATAATTGAATGGGGACCCTCAATCTATCAAAGCACAAGGAAATATTCCTTAGGGCAGTAGAGATGACAGAGTTATGGCACTTGATGTTTATTAGATCTGTTTCCCAGTTAATGGAACTGGAATTGACAGGAAGTCCCATGGGTCCATCTCAATCATACACATTTACCCCAGTGTCCTCCCCCAACTCCACTTTTGGTTCACTGGTTGGCAGAGGAGGTCACATTGGGACAACAGTCTTTTTCTCAAGTAATACAGTATAAACCAAGAGACCTTTCCCCACAAGAATTGAAATAGTAACTTTCCTCAAAGGCTTCACCTTTGAAGATAAATCTAATTCATATTTACATTCTAAAGATTTGAATTTCAAGGGAATTATATATAGCAAAATTCtatgtaatgaaaataaatgcactCCTTTAATGTCAAAATTAACACACTTTtccagaagtattttttaaaatccagtgtaataaaaaatagtgacctTCTAGAAGTTTATAATCATCAGGTGCAGGGATCTGACTTAACTAAGGTTTAGTTCCTGAGCAATACAACATAGTAACATGAGGACATACACTTGGATATTTCTGTCACACATGTGAAATTGACCCCCTAAACCCAAAACTAACTTAAAAAGccacaatatttaaaacattatatatacaaACAGATAAAATGTAATGTGCACAAAGTATACTTGCTAATATGTAGATATAGAATGACGGAAAGTGCTTTCATTGTATTGTTTTATGTCATTTGTAAGACTTACTAGAAATCTTCATTTCTTCAGGCTCACCAAAACTTGAAAtggttatatatttattatataggcATATATTTGAAAGCTTGCTTTTCTTCAGTACTAGTTATAACAGTTTATTTCCTCGAagatatacatattaaaatacccctaaatgtatttttccagGGCATAAAACAGATTCCTTTGTTGGACTAATGGGCAAAAGAGCTTTAAATTCTGGTATGTATAAAACCATGACTGAAAATAGACAGTATCTgaaatctattattttctttctaagacatagttttcaaagtactaaaaaggaatgataaatttaaaatgagtacttatggtaaaaaaaaaaaaatctaattgcaataaataaatccaagaatGGATTTATAGCTGACTAAGCTAATCTCACCCAGGATGCATCTTATTTTCTCAAAGTACCAGCCTTATCACAGTCTGCCATGTTTAATCATTACCTCACCTGAATCCTTAGGCTAGTCTAATATTCTTCCCCATACATTTGTTACATAAGCCACACTTAACGTTCCTGAACTAAGTGGGGAAGGGTATATGGGAAATAAGACCAATTTCACTTAATACCAAGGTAATTCAAAAGGCTTATAAGACATTATGTCTGGCAGTCTTCCCGcacaaaagtaaacaaacaaaactagcAAATGTATTTATACTTTATGAAATTATAGAAGCTCAAGCTCGAAACATCCTGATGGATGTTTGAGAGTATGAGAGTAACACAGTCCACTCTAGTGCTTTCAAAAAGGAGCACAATGAAGTCACCTTGGGGATTATAATCTGTTCTGGCTGTAAAACCCTCACAGAGAAGGGATGCCACAATCCTCATAACCCATCTTAATCCTGAACAAGTCTTTCCCTTGACATAAAGcatatttcctttcctctctgcagTTCCTATCTTCTGTGTAAATGCCACATACATATATCTGAAAACCCATTCATCACACCATTTTCAAGGTTAAATAAACACTTTATCATTTTCAGAGACTGATTCTTTTGTAAAGCACATTCAGGCCTTTATAGTGATTAGTTAGATTCCTTAGGAACCAGAGCTATTCAGACTCTCCTTATTTTACCTTAAGTGAAAACAGAATTATAGTATTATTCAAGCAATTAATTAGAAAGTAACCAGTTGCCTTAGCCATTCAGAATATTTCAAGTTTCTAGAAAATCTGTAACTAAGAAATGTTAGCTTAATTATCTGGAAAATTCATgcaaaaatgatatattttaccaTTGGTTCCCTACCTTCCAAATTTAGACACTacgtttgtatttctttttcagtaatttgGGGGCTgttcaagtttaatttttttttcaaatttgaattttaaagatgTTACCAGTGTGCCTCATGAAaaactttcaattattttattaacataatattatcctctactttttgaaaaaggaatgtAAATTTAAACCACACTGGTTTGTGGTAGAAATGTACACTAGTCCTTATATAACTCTTCTTGATAATCATATTAGTCATCAGCTTTTTATTTCCAGAATTGATACAGGTCTCAGAACATGGCTAACTTTACAAATAATATAGATAATGTGCAATTTATACAGACTAAATGCTCTTAAATGTGTGCAAGgtaaaaatgtaattatagatAAATAGAATTACTATAATGAATTAGAATCCATTTATGACTAAATCTTCACTCctccattttaagaaaatatgaaaggaaaaatgagcaaaaaattaatatacactCAATCAGATCTTTTCACTTGATCAGCTGAGGCAAGGTTACCATTGTGTTCTACAGCTATCTGATTCTTACCATTTTGTGGTCACAGACCTCTTTGATGGTCTGAGAAATCTAGAAACCTGCTTTGTAGAGAAACCCCCATTAgcttttaaacacaaaaatttgCATATGGTTTCAGAGGGTTCAAGGACCAAATACAATACTCTCCTTCCTGTGAAGAGGATGTTTTGTTCCAGCTAACACTCACCAATCTCTGGTTACTTTACATCACCATTCACCTCACTTCTCTGAGGAGTAGAACATGTAACCTAAAGTTTGTCAGGAACTGAACTTGTGCTAGGTATCCTCCTAATACAAACAAATCAGGATGAGAAATAGACTGTTTCCTTCCTTGAGAACTTCCCAGTTTGGGGCTCAAACTGTTTTACCCTGGAAGCG contains:
- the TAC1 gene encoding protachykinin-1 isoform X1; its protein translation is MKILVALAVFFLVSTQLFAEEIGANDDLNYWSDWSDSDQIKEELPEPFEHLLQRIARRPKPQQFFGLMGKRDADSSIEKQVALLKALYGHGQISHKRHKTDSFVGLMGKRALNSVAYERSAMQNYERRRK
- the TAC1 gene encoding protachykinin-1 isoform X2, which encodes MKILVALAVFFLVSTQLFAEEIGANDDLNYWSDWSDSDQIKEELPEPFEHLLQRIARRPKPQQFFGLMGKRDAGHGQISHKRHKTDSFVGLMGKRALNSVAYERSAMQNYERRRK
- the TAC1 gene encoding protachykinin-1 isoform X4; its protein translation is MKILVALAVFFLVSTQLFAEEIGANDDLNYWSDWSDSDQIKEELPEPFEHLLQRIARRPKPQQFFGLMGKRDAGHGQISHKMAYERSAMQNYERRRK
- the TAC1 gene encoding protachykinin-1 isoform X3 — translated: MKILVALAVFFLVSTQLFAEEIGANDDLNYWSDWSDSDQIKEELPEPFEHLLQRIARRPKPQQFFGLMGKRDADSSIEKQVALLKALYGHGQISHKMAYERSAMQNYERRRK